A region from the Sutcliffiella horikoshii genome encodes:
- the purD gene encoding phosphoribosylamine--glycine ligase, with protein MKVLVIGKGGREHAIAWKFAQSPSVTEVFIAPGNIGMEAVGNLVPIQESDTNSLIHFAKENQIDLTMVGPEVPLLNGIVDAFQAEGLQVFGPTKSAALIEGSKGFAKDLMKKYGIPTAGYETFTDYEEARTYIEGKGAPIVLKADGLAAGKGVVVAMTDEEALDAVHEMMAESKFGEASSKLVIEEFLEGEEFSFMAFVNGEKVYPMVIAQDHKRAFDGDLGPNTGGMGAYSPVPQIPQSVVEEALETVLLPTGKAMVDEGRPFVGILYAGLILTKKGPKVIEFNARFGDPETQVVLPRLESDLAEVLTGVLRGDEELELKWSNQSVIGVVMASKGYPEAYENGAVIEGADQVGEGLVFHAGTEAKAGKLVTNGGRVLLVAAQSDNLDQAQKKVYEELLKVKCDNLFYRKDIGHKAIASGVSS; from the coding sequence ATGAAAGTACTCGTAATCGGAAAAGGTGGCCGCGAACACGCCATCGCCTGGAAATTCGCACAAAGCCCATCCGTAACAGAAGTCTTTATCGCACCAGGAAACATCGGCATGGAAGCAGTCGGAAACCTTGTACCCATCCAAGAATCCGACACAAACTCCTTGATTCATTTTGCAAAAGAAAACCAAATTGACCTCACCATGGTAGGCCCGGAAGTACCTTTACTAAACGGAATTGTCGACGCATTCCAAGCTGAAGGGCTTCAAGTGTTCGGACCAACCAAGTCGGCGGCTCTCATAGAAGGAAGCAAAGGCTTTGCCAAAGATCTCATGAAAAAATACGGCATCCCTACAGCTGGCTATGAAACGTTCACAGATTACGAGGAAGCAAGGACGTATATTGAAGGCAAAGGTGCTCCGATTGTCCTGAAAGCTGACGGATTGGCAGCTGGAAAAGGCGTTGTGGTAGCCATGACGGATGAGGAAGCGCTCGATGCGGTGCACGAAATGATGGCAGAATCCAAATTCGGAGAAGCGTCTTCCAAGCTTGTGATTGAAGAGTTCCTTGAAGGAGAAGAGTTCTCTTTTATGGCATTTGTGAACGGTGAGAAGGTGTATCCGATGGTCATCGCGCAAGATCATAAACGTGCGTTTGACGGGGACCTGGGACCAAACACAGGTGGAATGGGAGCTTACTCGCCAGTGCCGCAAATCCCACAATCAGTTGTGGAAGAGGCATTGGAGACGGTGCTGCTTCCAACAGGTAAAGCAATGGTGGACGAAGGACGTCCGTTCGTCGGTATTTTATATGCAGGGTTGATTTTGACAAAGAAAGGTCCAAAGGTAATTGAGTTCAATGCACGCTTTGGTGATCCGGAAACTCAAGTCGTGTTGCCTAGACTGGAATCTGATTTGGCGGAAGTTTTGACAGGTGTTTTACGTGGAGACGAAGAGTTAGAGCTTAAGTGGTCAAATCAATCTGTAATTGGCGTTGTCATGGCTTCCAAAGGATATCCGGAAGCCTATGAAAATGGTGCGGTTATTGAAGGTGCGGATCAAGTTGGTGAAGGTTTGGTTTTCCATGCCGGAACAGAAGCTAAGGCAGGAAAGCTCGTAACAAACGGCGGCCGCGTGCTGTTGGTTGCAGCACAAAGCGACAACTTGGATCAAGCGCAGAAAAAAGTGTACGAAGAATTGCTTAAAGTAAAATGTGATAATCTATTCTATCGCAAGGACATCGGCCATAAAGCTATTGCGTCCGGCGTTTCTTCTTAA
- a CDS encoding EYxxD motif small membrane protein has protein sequence MLEYLTDMSFVLATIIGGIVAILYVFVKKKRRTQ, from the coding sequence ATGCTTGAGTATTTAACGGATATGTCGTTTGTGTTAGCGACGATTATTGGTGGTATTGTGGCTATTTTGTATGTGTTTGTTAAGAAGAAACGCCGGACGCAATAG
- a CDS encoding YgaP family membrane protein: MKVRPNISIINAMIRITAGFATLAWITSKMVRRPHRDSYKLVALLAGMKIAEGILRYCPMTAGFERFQEYRNDHNSENNHYNFDFDDFEAKANGDNGADSYNPS; the protein is encoded by the coding sequence ATGAAAGTAAGACCAAATATCAGCATCATCAACGCGATGATTCGCATCACAGCAGGATTTGCTACATTAGCCTGGATTACAAGCAAAATGGTTCGCCGTCCACACCGCGACTCCTACAAGCTTGTTGCCCTGCTTGCCGGAATGAAAATCGCTGAAGGTATCCTGCGCTACTGCCCGATGACCGCAGGCTTCGAACGCTTCCAAGAATACCGCAACGACCACAACAGCGAAAACAACCACTACAACTTCGACTTCGACGACTTCGAAGCCAAAGCAAACGGCGACAACGGAGCCGACTCTTACAACCCTTCTTGA
- a CDS encoding adenine deaminase C-terminal domain-containing protein, with amino-acid sequence MHEQAYRWKNKKIREQVAVIDGKQAPTLVFTNATYLNVQLKTWMTANIWIHEDRIVYVGDQLPGNTVNTEMVDCTSQFLVPGYIEPHVHPFQLYNPLSFAQYASKLGTTTFVNDNLMLTLQMTKKKAFSFIEEMNKSAATMYWWCRFDAQTEIKNEDDIFSTPNMKSWLNHPLVMQGGELTCWPKLMAGDDLILHWVQEANARKKPVEGHFPGASEKTLTKMQLLGIHSDHEAMNGADVIKRISQGYHASLRYSSIRPDLPLILEELEASGVHYYDQTFFNTDGSTPSFYESGVIDRTIAIALDKGVPAIEAYRMASYNAARHFSIDKLHGSIAPGRIANINFLKAKEEPTPVFVLSKGMWVTRDNEPVKEAFPAQNWPSLGLEPMKLNWDLSMDDLQFSMALGMEMVNEVIIKPYTISVDVSGDSLSTSHDQSYLMLIDRKGKWRVNTILKGFGTHVQGFASSYSNTGDIVLIGKDKSAMMKAFQHMKDLGGGMVLVEDGEVICDIPLPLAGGLSDCSMEELMKQETELRNQLFERGYSFNDPIYTLLFLSSTHLPYIRITPRGIYDVMNKTVLFPSIMR; translated from the coding sequence ATGCATGAACAAGCATATAGATGGAAAAACAAAAAAATTCGAGAACAGGTTGCCGTGATTGATGGGAAACAAGCACCAACCTTAGTCTTTACCAATGCAACATACTTAAATGTGCAATTAAAAACATGGATGACGGCAAACATCTGGATCCATGAAGATCGAATTGTCTATGTAGGGGACCAGCTGCCGGGAAACACAGTGAACACAGAAATGGTCGATTGTACCTCGCAATTCCTTGTACCGGGATATATCGAGCCGCATGTGCATCCGTTTCAACTTTATAATCCCCTGTCCTTTGCGCAATATGCATCTAAATTAGGAACAACCACCTTCGTCAATGACAACTTGATGCTTACTTTGCAGATGACAAAAAAGAAAGCGTTTTCTTTTATAGAGGAGATGAACAAGTCTGCTGCGACGATGTACTGGTGGTGCCGATTTGATGCGCAGACGGAGATCAAAAATGAGGATGATATTTTCTCAACCCCAAATATGAAAAGTTGGCTGAATCATCCTCTTGTAATGCAAGGCGGAGAATTGACATGCTGGCCGAAGTTAATGGCAGGCGACGACTTGATTCTGCATTGGGTACAAGAAGCGAATGCGCGCAAAAAGCCGGTGGAGGGTCATTTTCCTGGTGCTTCTGAAAAGACGCTGACCAAAATGCAGCTGCTTGGCATTCATAGCGACCATGAGGCGATGAACGGGGCGGATGTCATCAAACGCATCTCTCAAGGCTATCACGCTTCCTTGCGCTATTCGTCCATCAGGCCGGATCTTCCGTTAATTTTAGAAGAGCTTGAAGCGTCAGGCGTTCATTATTATGACCAGACTTTTTTCAACACAGACGGCTCTACACCGAGCTTTTATGAAAGCGGTGTCATTGACCGGACCATCGCCATTGCTTTAGACAAAGGAGTGCCGGCAATTGAGGCGTACAGAATGGCCTCTTATAATGCGGCAAGACATTTTTCTATTGATAAGTTGCATGGAAGCATTGCTCCTGGTCGGATCGCAAACATCAACTTCCTGAAGGCAAAAGAAGAGCCGACTCCAGTGTTCGTTCTTTCAAAAGGTATGTGGGTGACAAGGGACAACGAGCCGGTAAAGGAAGCTTTTCCTGCCCAGAATTGGCCTTCACTCGGCTTAGAGCCAATGAAACTTAATTGGGATTTAAGCATGGATGATTTACAATTTTCGATGGCACTTGGGATGGAAATGGTTAACGAAGTGATTATCAAGCCATATACTATCTCAGTGGATGTTTCAGGTGACAGTCTGTCCACATCCCATGATCAGTCGTATCTCATGTTGATTGACCGGAAAGGGAAATGGCGTGTGAACACGATTCTTAAAGGGTTTGGCACGCATGTCCAAGGGTTTGCGAGCTCCTATTCCAATACAGGGGATATCGTGCTGATCGGCAAAGACAAGAGCGCTATGATGAAGGCGTTCCAACATATGAAAGACTTAGGCGGAGGAATGGTGCTGGTGGAAGATGGAGAAGTCATTTGTGACATCCCATTACCGCTTGCAGGTGGATTGTCGGATTGTAGCATGGAAGAGTTGATGAAGCAGGAAACAGAACTGCGAAATCAACTTTTTGAAAGAGGCTATAGCTTTAATGATCCGATCTATACGTTGTTATTTTTATCATCTACACATCTTCCTTATATTAGAATAACACCTAGAGGAATATACGATGTGATGAATAAAACGGTACTCTTTCCGTCAATAATGCGTTAA
- a CDS encoding DUF3048 domain-containing protein, which translates to MLLLLASLMLMLAGCQSNNEKNVDSSQEQSEETTEVAIEEEEQVATEVSEPMEQAPLTGEMVEEKVDARPVAVMVNNDIKARPQSGLHKADIVYEVLAEGDITRLLAIFHSEMPETVGPVRSSRAYFVDLAKGYDPLYVFHGWSPGAKEKIQAGEVDGINGLTYDGTLFKRASFRKAPHNSYISSENIQKGAELQNYETQAEVKPFTFFKKGQINPYEGTALEQVKIEYSSRQATHVEYRYDPEKKGYVRYSGGVKHTDLETKEEIVAHNVFLVETSHLVVDKQGRRDIDITSGGNGVLIQNGERFDVEWKSVDGKILPYKNGEQVPLAPGKTWIQIIPDFEKVIY; encoded by the coding sequence ATGTTGTTATTGTTGGCAAGCCTCATGCTTATGTTGGCGGGCTGTCAATCCAATAATGAAAAAAATGTTGATTCTAGTCAAGAGCAAAGTGAAGAGACCACGGAAGTAGCGATAGAAGAGGAAGAGCAAGTGGCAACAGAGGTTTCCGAACCGATGGAGCAAGCACCGTTAACTGGAGAAATGGTTGAGGAAAAGGTAGATGCCCGACCTGTTGCAGTGATGGTGAATAATGATATAAAAGCAAGGCCACAGTCTGGATTGCATAAGGCCGATATTGTATATGAAGTGCTGGCAGAAGGCGATATTACAAGACTCCTTGCGATTTTTCACAGTGAAATGCCGGAAACTGTCGGCCCTGTCAGGAGCTCAAGAGCATATTTTGTAGATTTGGCAAAAGGCTATGACCCATTATATGTTTTTCATGGTTGGAGTCCTGGTGCCAAAGAGAAGATACAAGCAGGAGAAGTGGATGGAATTAACGGCCTGACCTATGACGGAACGCTTTTCAAACGGGCAAGTTTCCGAAAGGCGCCGCATAATTCCTATATCAGCTCTGAAAATATCCAAAAAGGCGCAGAGCTACAAAATTATGAGACACAAGCGGAGGTCAAACCTTTCACCTTTTTTAAAAAAGGACAGATCAATCCATATGAAGGTACCGCTTTAGAACAAGTGAAAATTGAATACTCATCCAGACAGGCAACACATGTTGAATATAGATACGATCCTGAGAAAAAAGGATATGTCCGCTATAGTGGCGGCGTGAAGCACACAGACCTTGAAACGAAGGAAGAGATTGTGGCACATAATGTTTTCTTAGTAGAAACGTCTCATCTTGTGGTAGATAAACAAGGTAGAAGGGACATCGATATTACTTCCGGCGGCAACGGTGTGCTCATCCAAAATGGAGAGCGTTTCGATGTGGAATGGAAATCGGTGGACGGCAAGATCCTTCCCTACAAAAATGGCGAACAGGTCCCACTTGCCCCAGGCAAAACGTGGATTCAAATTATTCCCGATTTTGAAAAAGTCATATACTAG
- a CDS encoding YerC/YecD family TrpR-related protein — protein sequence MQINKLRGKELDQLFESILSLKDMEECYRFFDDLCTINEIQSLAQRLEVARMLREGFTYHKIETETGASTATISRVKRCLNYGNDAYEMALERIAEEKKTEEV from the coding sequence ATGCAAATCAATAAACTACGTGGAAAAGAACTGGATCAACTTTTTGAATCTATTCTTTCTTTAAAAGATATGGAAGAGTGCTATCGATTTTTCGATGACCTCTGTACCATCAATGAAATCCAATCTTTGGCACAGCGCCTAGAGGTGGCAAGAATGCTGAGAGAAGGTTTCACGTATCATAAAATCGAGACAGAAACCGGTGCAAGCACTGCGACAATCTCTCGTGTGAAACGTTGCCTGAACTATGGTAACGATGCTTACGAGATGGCGCTTGAGCGTATTGCAGAAGAGAAAAAAACTGAAGAAGTGTAA
- a CDS encoding heptaprenylglyceryl phosphate synthase has translation MEIREWKHVFKLDPNKEISDEDLELVCESGTDAILVGGTDGVTLDNVLSLMSRVRRYSLPCALEVSTIESVTPGFDFYFIPSVLNSRKTEWVTDLHIEALKEYGDIMNWEEIVAEGYCILNADCKAAKLTDAKTDLDKEDVIAYARLAEKMFNLPIFYLEYSGTYGDVEMVQAAKQTLEKTQLFYGGGISTAERAKEMVAHADTVVVGNAVYDNLKEALKTVDAVKN, from the coding sequence ATGGAAATACGTGAGTGGAAGCACGTTTTTAAATTGGATCCTAATAAAGAGATATCGGACGAAGATTTAGAGCTTGTGTGCGAATCTGGCACAGATGCTATTCTAGTCGGAGGTACGGACGGGGTCACATTGGACAATGTGCTGAGCCTGATGAGCAGGGTGCGCAGATATTCCTTGCCGTGTGCATTGGAGGTTTCCACCATTGAATCGGTCACGCCGGGATTTGATTTTTATTTTATCCCAAGTGTGTTGAACAGCAGAAAGACAGAATGGGTCACAGACCTTCATATAGAAGCGCTAAAAGAGTACGGCGATATCATGAACTGGGAGGAAATCGTGGCTGAAGGATACTGCATCCTTAATGCCGACTGCAAAGCTGCCAAGCTGACAGATGCAAAAACGGACCTCGACAAAGAAGATGTGATCGCTTATGCAAGATTGGCGGAGAAAATGTTTAATCTGCCTATCTTTTACTTAGAATATAGTGGTACGTACGGGGACGTGGAAATGGTCCAGGCGGCAAAACAAACACTAGAAAAGACGCAACTGTTCTACGGAGGCGGCATCTCCACGGCAGAGCGCGCCAAAGAAATGGTAGCCCACGCTGATACCGTAGTAGTAGGAAATGCCGTATACGATAACTTAAAAGAAGCCCTAAAAACAGTAGACGCTGTGAAAAATTAG
- the pcrA gene encoding DNA helicase PcrA, with product MQYLSQRLLEGLNPMQKEAVKKTDGPLLIMAGAGSGKTKVLTHRIAYLMAEKQVAPWNILAITFTNKAAREMKERVEKLLGPAAEDIWISTFHSMCVRILRRDIDRIGMNRNFTILDTTDQLSVIKNILKDRNIDPKKFEPRTILGTISSAKNELMTPEQYAKQPLGPYEQQVAEIYTDYQKRLKKNQALDFDDLIMTTIHLFKRVPEVLEYYQRKFQYIHVDEYQDTNRAQYTLVNLLADRLKNLCVVGDSDQSIYRWRGADIANILSFEKDYPNAEVVLLEQNYRSTKRILEAANRVIDNNIGRKKKNLWTENDEGQKIIHYQADSEKSEAQFVVGKMRELMQKDPTRTLGDFAILYRTNAQSRVMEEMLLMSNINYTIVGGTKFYDRKEIKDILAYLRLIANPDDDISLQRIVNVPKRGIGATTVDKIANYAAQHDISIYTALAEVDLIGVSGRATSQLKEFRALIEGYVQMQEYISVTELVEEVLEKSGYREMLKADKTIESQSRLENIDEFLSVTKNFEEKYDDKSLVAFLTDLALVADIDKLDEEDPAQQEGVILMTLHAAKGLEFPVVFLIGMEEGVFPHSRSLFEEAEMEEERRLAYVGITRAEQQLFITNAQMRTLFGRTNINPPSRFIKEIPEELLESEENKEAASRPTPFGGRGSSFGGGSASPFGGNSAAGRARAASPASQTARRTTAPSRGLTATGGESLDWMVGDKAEHKKWGVGTVVSVKGDGDGKELDIAFPSPTGIKRLLAKFAPVTKVQQ from the coding sequence ATGCAATATTTAAGTCAAAGGCTTCTTGAGGGACTGAACCCCATGCAAAAAGAAGCAGTGAAAAAAACGGACGGACCCTTACTCATCATGGCCGGAGCGGGAAGTGGGAAAACCAAGGTGCTGACGCATCGAATCGCCTACCTGATGGCCGAAAAACAGGTGGCGCCTTGGAATATCCTTGCGATCACCTTTACAAATAAAGCGGCACGTGAAATGAAAGAGCGTGTGGAAAAGCTACTCGGACCTGCTGCAGAAGACATCTGGATCTCCACATTTCACTCCATGTGTGTGCGAATCCTGCGCCGTGACATTGACCGCATCGGAATGAACCGCAATTTTACCATTCTTGATACGACCGACCAGCTGTCTGTCATCAAGAATATTTTAAAAGACCGCAATATTGATCCAAAAAAGTTTGAACCAAGAACAATCCTAGGTACCATCAGCTCTGCAAAAAATGAACTGATGACCCCGGAACAATATGCAAAACAGCCACTTGGGCCATACGAGCAACAAGTAGCGGAGATCTATACCGACTACCAAAAGAGGTTGAAAAAGAACCAGGCGCTTGATTTTGACGATCTAATCATGACGACCATTCACCTCTTTAAACGTGTACCGGAAGTGCTGGAGTACTATCAACGCAAGTTTCAGTACATTCACGTGGACGAGTATCAGGATACGAACAGAGCGCAATATACGTTAGTTAACCTGTTAGCGGACCGCCTGAAAAACCTTTGTGTGGTAGGGGATTCTGATCAGTCCATCTATCGCTGGCGAGGAGCGGATATAGCCAATATCCTTTCTTTTGAAAAAGACTATCCAAACGCGGAAGTCGTGCTGCTTGAGCAAAATTATCGTTCGACAAAACGTATTCTAGAAGCGGCTAACCGAGTGATAGATAACAATATCGGCCGTAAAAAGAAGAACCTTTGGACAGAAAACGACGAAGGGCAAAAAATCATCCATTATCAAGCTGATTCTGAAAAATCGGAAGCGCAGTTTGTGGTCGGGAAAATGCGTGAACTCATGCAAAAAGACCCAACACGCACGCTTGGTGACTTTGCAATCCTTTACCGCACAAACGCCCAGTCCCGTGTGATGGAGGAAATGCTCCTCATGTCCAACATCAACTACACGATCGTCGGCGGAACCAAGTTCTACGACAGAAAAGAAATCAAGGATATCCTGGCATATCTTCGCTTGATTGCCAATCCAGACGATGACATCAGTTTGCAGCGGATCGTTAACGTACCAAAACGCGGCATCGGAGCGACAACCGTTGATAAGATTGCCAATTACGCTGCGCAGCATGATATCTCCATCTACACGGCGCTTGCAGAGGTAGACCTGATAGGCGTCAGCGGCCGTGCTACATCACAATTGAAAGAATTCCGCGCGCTGATTGAAGGGTATGTGCAAATGCAAGAATACATCTCTGTGACGGAACTGGTGGAAGAGGTACTTGAAAAGTCAGGCTATCGTGAAATGTTGAAAGCCGACAAAACGATTGAATCCCAAAGCAGACTGGAAAACATCGATGAGTTCTTGTCTGTTACGAAGAATTTTGAAGAAAAATATGATGATAAGAGCTTGGTTGCTTTCCTTACAGACCTGGCGCTTGTTGCTGATATTGATAAATTGGACGAGGAAGATCCAGCCCAGCAGGAAGGCGTTATTTTAATGACTCTCCATGCTGCAAAAGGACTCGAGTTCCCGGTTGTATTTTTAATCGGAATGGAGGAAGGGGTATTCCCTCACAGCCGTTCGCTGTTTGAAGAAGCAGAAATGGAAGAGGAACGCCGCCTGGCTTATGTTGGAATCACACGTGCTGAGCAGCAACTGTTCATCACAAATGCCCAAATGCGTACGTTATTTGGTCGTACAAACATCAATCCTCCTTCTCGCTTTATAAAAGAAATACCAGAGGAGTTACTCGAAAGCGAAGAGAACAAAGAAGCTGCATCCCGTCCAACGCCATTTGGTGGACGCGGGTCAAGTTTTGGAGGCGGCTCTGCGTCCCCATTTGGAGGCAATTCAGCTGCAGGAAGAGCAAGGGCGGCAAGTCCTGCTTCCCAAACGGCACGCCGCACCACAGCACCATCCCGTGGACTTACTGCAACGGGTGGAGAAAGCTTGGACTGGATGGTAGGAGACAAAGCGGAACATAAAAAATGGGGAGTCGGTACCGTTGTCAGCGTAAAAGGTGACGGAGACGGCAAAGAGCTGGACATTGCCTTCCCAAGCCCGACAGGCATCAAGCGCCTATTGGCCAAATTTGCCCCTGTGACGAAGGTTCAACAATAG
- the ligA gene encoding NAD-dependent DNA ligase LigA, whose product MEREQAEKRVRELHDVLNQYNYEYHVLDKPSVSDAEYDSLLQELLTLEKEHPDLQTEDSPTQRVGGNILEMFNKVEHRTPMLSLGNAFNEDDLRDFDRRVKQAVGDDVTYVCELKIDGLAVSLRYEDGLFVLGATRGDGTTGEDITMNLKTIKSIPLRLKEPVTMEVRGEAYMPKNSFEKLNEAKMEREEEPFANPRNAAAGSLRQLDPKIAASRNLSVYVYSLADAGEAGVDSHSEALDYLDKLGFKTNTERKVCTSIEEVLEYVTAWHTKRPDLSYDIDGIVIKVDNTEHQEQLGFTAKSPRWAIAYKFPAEEVTTKLLDIELNIGRTGVVTPTAILEPVRVAGTTVQRASLHNEDLIREKDIKLGDTVIVKKAGDIIPEVVNVLVEQRTGEERDFTMPTHCPECESELVRIEGEVALRCINPKCPAQIREGLIHFVSRNAMNIDGLGEKVIAQLFRENLIEDVADLYKLTKEQLLELERMGEKSADNLISAIEKTKDNSLERLLFGLGIRLVGAKAAKTLAQEFDHMDKLASLTKEELTAIHEIGDKMADSIVTYFEQPEVTELLSELKELGVNMAYKGPKPVRAEDVDSYFAGKTIVLTGKLEEMSRNDAKAAIEQLGGKVTGSVSKNTHLVIAGEEAGSKLTKAQELGIEVWNEAQMLKEIQS is encoded by the coding sequence ATGGAAAGAGAACAAGCTGAAAAACGGGTTCGCGAGCTGCATGATGTGCTGAACCAATATAATTACGAATATCATGTACTGGACAAACCGTCCGTTTCAGATGCCGAATACGACTCTCTTTTACAAGAGCTATTAACGCTTGAAAAGGAGCATCCAGACCTGCAAACGGAAGACTCTCCGACTCAGCGTGTGGGAGGAAATATTCTTGAGATGTTCAACAAGGTCGAGCACCGTACCCCGATGCTCAGCCTTGGCAATGCCTTCAATGAAGACGACTTGCGTGATTTCGACCGCAGAGTCAAACAGGCTGTCGGCGATGATGTGACATATGTGTGCGAGCTGAAAATTGACGGTCTTGCCGTGTCCTTGCGCTATGAGGATGGCCTTTTCGTTCTTGGTGCCACTCGTGGGGATGGTACAACAGGTGAGGACATCACCATGAACCTTAAAACCATTAAATCCATTCCTTTGCGTCTAAAAGAACCTGTAACGATGGAGGTTCGCGGCGAAGCATACATGCCGAAGAATTCTTTTGAAAAGTTGAACGAAGCGAAAATGGAGCGCGAAGAAGAGCCGTTTGCCAACCCTCGTAATGCGGCAGCGGGTTCCCTTCGTCAGCTTGATCCAAAAATCGCTGCATCCCGTAACTTGTCTGTGTACGTATACAGTCTTGCCGATGCCGGAGAAGCTGGTGTGGATTCGCACAGTGAGGCGTTAGATTACCTGGATAAACTGGGCTTTAAAACAAATACAGAAAGAAAAGTATGCACGTCGATCGAAGAAGTTTTGGAATATGTCACAGCTTGGCACACAAAACGCCCGGATCTGTCGTATGATATAGACGGTATCGTTATTAAAGTGGACAACACGGAGCATCAAGAACAGCTGGGTTTTACGGCAAAGAGCCCGAGATGGGCCATTGCGTACAAGTTCCCAGCAGAAGAAGTGACCACTAAGCTTCTTGATATTGAGCTGAATATCGGCCGTACAGGTGTGGTCACGCCAACCGCTATCCTTGAACCTGTGCGTGTAGCAGGCACAACGGTCCAACGCGCGTCCTTACATAATGAAGACCTCATCCGTGAAAAGGACATCAAGCTTGGAGACACGGTCATCGTCAAAAAAGCGGGAGATATCATCCCGGAAGTGGTGAATGTACTTGTAGAGCAGAGAACCGGTGAAGAACGTGATTTTACCATGCCGACACACTGCCCGGAATGTGAAAGCGAGCTTGTCCGCATTGAAGGGGAAGTGGCCTTGCGCTGCATCAACCCGAAATGTCCGGCACAAATTCGTGAAGGATTGATTCACTTTGTATCCCGTAACGCCATGAATATTGATGGTCTTGGCGAAAAGGTGATTGCTCAACTTTTCCGTGAGAATCTGATTGAAGACGTGGCAGACCTTTATAAATTAACAAAAGAACAGCTTTTGGAGCTGGAGCGGATGGGCGAAAAGTCTGCAGATAACTTGATTTCTGCTATTGAAAAGACGAAGGATAACTCGTTGGAGCGCCTTCTGTTTGGACTTGGAATCCGTTTAGTAGGAGCGAAAGCAGCTAAAACATTGGCACAAGAATTCGATCATATGGATAAACTTGCAAGCTTGACGAAAGAAGAGCTGACTGCGATTCATGAAATAGGCGACAAAATGGCAGACTCCATTGTCACCTATTTTGAACAGCCGGAAGTGACTGAACTGCTTTCAGAGTTAAAAGAACTTGGTGTCAACATGGCCTATAAAGGACCAAAGCCTGTAAGAGCAGAAGATGTTGATTCTTATTTTGCAGGAAAAACGATCGTCCTGACAGGGAAGCTGGAAGAGATGTCACGAAATGATGCGAAAGCTGCCATTGAGCAGCTAGGCGGAAAAGTGACGGGAAGCGTCAGCAAGAACACCCATTTAGTCATTGCCGGAGAAGAGGCCGGCTCTAAGCTTACGAAAGCCCAGGAGCTTGGAATAGAAGTTTGGAACGAAGCACAAATGCTTAAGGAAATACAATCATAA